The following proteins are co-located in the Opitutaceae bacterium genome:
- a CDS encoding HU family DNA-binding protein, whose amino-acid sequence MERKILWNTSHNRKTNKRITPMTPPLTNLTKREIVLEIYEKTGFPQKEIVHTVQMTLDIVMRALAEGRNVELRNFGVLEVQRRKARIGRNPNKPETEVVIPERAVVKFKSGKILKQLLKKLDVQAL is encoded by the coding sequence ATGGAACGGAAAATTCTTTGGAACACATCTCATAACCGGAAGACAAACAAAAGGATAACTCCCATGACGCCCCCACTCACCAATCTGACGAAAAGAGAAATCGTACTCGAGATATACGAAAAAACCGGCTTTCCGCAAAAGGAGATCGTGCATACGGTTCAGATGACTCTGGACATCGTGATGCGCGCTCTGGCGGAAGGTCGCAATGTGGAGCTCCGGAATTTCGGTGTTCTTGAGGTTCAAAGGCGCAAGGCTCGCATTGGTCGAAATCCGAACAAGCCTGAAACTGAAGTGGTTATTCCTGAACGCGCCGTCGTCAAATTCAAGTCCGGCAAGATCCTGAAGCAGCTGCTCAAGAAGCTCGACGTCCAGGCCTTGTAA
- the vsr gene encoding DNA mismatch endonuclease Vsr: protein MSDVFSKRKRSAVMAAIRSRGNRSTELRLMQVFRTHGITGWRRGRALPGRPDFVFPGHRAVVFVDGCFWHGCPRHATWPKARAKFWRDKIEHNRSRDRRASRELRGQGWRVLRVWEHALCRRNEARLLARLRRFLARGSP from the coding sequence ATGAGCGATGTTTTCTCCAAGCGCAAGCGCTCCGCAGTCATGGCTGCGATCCGCTCCCGCGGCAACAGGTCGACGGAGCTCCGGCTGATGCAGGTTTTCCGCACTCACGGCATCACGGGCTGGCGCCGTGGCAGGGCTTTGCCGGGGCGCCCTGACTTCGTTTTTCCGGGGCACCGGGCGGTAGTATTCGTGGACGGCTGTTTTTGGCACGGGTGCCCCCGGCACGCGACCTGGCCAAAAGCCAGAGCGAAGTTTTGGCGCGACAAGATCGAGCACAACCGCTCGCGCGACCGGCGGGCCAGCCGCGAACTGCGCGGTCAAGGCTGGCGTGTGCTTCGGGTCTGGGAGCACGCCTTGTGCAGGCGCAACGAGGCCCGGCTGCTCGCCAGGCTGCGCAGATTTTTAGCCCGCGGATCCCCGTGA
- a CDS encoding AAA family ATPase: MSQGEPQSPLEQLPKQIQDLLKGSPFRSVFTNTPQDGNPGAAAGKSTPAESDSAEALEKIRNFSLRPKEIRDYLDRFVIQQNEAKKVLSVSICDHYNHVRACMENPDLRETDYAKQNILLLGPTGVGKTYLMRCIARLIGVPFVKADATKFSETGYVGGDVEDLIRDLVKAANGDAELAQYGIVYIDEIDKIATSSSTAGGNGRDVSGRGVQINLLKLMEETDVNLTSQTDFAAQMQAMMDLQRSGKPRKRTINTRHILFIVSGAFDKLAGSVKRRLQNASIGFSAANPSHGAKAFEHESDYLQLAQSRDIIDYGMEPEFVGRLPVRVACQGLTAGDLEKILLTSEGSILTQYRADFAGYGIDFEITPDAVSEVAQRASRENTGARGLMTVLERVFRDFKFELPSTAIKSFRIDAGTVAAPVETLGKLLRENADQQHAVFRDEVAAFAARFKAEYGFDLDFDESAVTALIDLSLKKDKTIRALCEEGFRDFHHGLKLLTREGELRRFKITREVVLNPQASLSKWVVDQFKG; encoded by the coding sequence ATGAGTCAGGGAGAACCGCAAAGTCCACTGGAGCAACTGCCTAAGCAGATTCAAGATCTGCTCAAAGGTTCCCCGTTTCGCTCAGTTTTTACAAATACACCTCAGGATGGGAATCCCGGCGCAGCAGCCGGCAAGTCCACCCCCGCGGAATCGGACTCGGCCGAAGCACTTGAAAAAATTCGCAACTTCAGCCTGCGACCGAAGGAGATTCGGGACTACCTGGATCGCTTCGTCATTCAACAGAATGAGGCAAAAAAGGTGCTCTCGGTGTCCATTTGCGATCACTACAATCATGTGCGTGCCTGCATGGAGAACCCCGATCTTCGGGAAACCGACTACGCCAAGCAGAACATTCTGCTTCTTGGGCCCACGGGTGTCGGGAAAACCTATCTCATGCGCTGCATTGCGCGTCTGATTGGAGTGCCCTTCGTCAAGGCTGACGCCACCAAGTTTTCAGAAACCGGATACGTGGGGGGCGACGTTGAGGATCTCATCAGGGATCTCGTGAAGGCCGCAAACGGTGATGCGGAGCTCGCCCAATACGGCATCGTCTACATCGACGAAATCGACAAGATCGCCACAAGCAGCAGCACCGCCGGCGGCAATGGACGCGATGTTTCGGGACGAGGCGTCCAGATCAATCTCCTCAAGCTCATGGAGGAAACGGATGTCAACCTCACGAGCCAGACGGATTTCGCCGCGCAAATGCAGGCCATGATGGATTTGCAGCGCTCGGGAAAACCGCGAAAACGCACCATCAACACGCGCCACATCCTGTTCATTGTCAGTGGCGCATTCGACAAGCTGGCCGGTTCCGTCAAACGCCGGCTCCAGAATGCGAGCATTGGATTCTCCGCAGCGAACCCATCCCACGGCGCGAAGGCGTTTGAACATGAATCCGACTACCTGCAGCTCGCACAGTCGCGCGACATCATAGATTACGGCATGGAGCCGGAATTCGTCGGACGCCTGCCGGTGCGCGTCGCCTGCCAGGGCCTCACAGCCGGCGACCTTGAGAAAATTCTGCTCACAAGCGAGGGAAGCATCCTCACGCAGTACCGCGCCGATTTCGCAGGCTATGGCATCGATTTCGAAATTACGCCGGACGCCGTCAGCGAGGTCGCCCAGCGCGCAAGCCGGGAGAACACCGGCGCGCGCGGATTGATGACGGTGCTGGAACGGGTGTTTCGCGACTTCAAGTTCGAGCTGCCCTCCACGGCCATCAAGAGTTTCCGGATCGACGCAGGCACTGTGGCGGCTCCCGTTGAGACTCTCGGGAAACTCCTTCGCGAAAACGCCGACCAGCAGCACGCGGTTTTCAGGGATGAAGTCGCCGCGTTTGCGGCGCGATTCAAGGCGGAGTACGGCTTCGACCTCGACTTCGACGAGTCCGCCGTGACGGCCCTGATCGATCTGAGTCTCAAGAAGGACAAGACCATCCGCGCACTGTGTGAAGAGGGATTCCGCGACTTTCACCACGGGCTCAAGCTGCTGACACGCGAGGGAGAACTCCGCCGTTTCAAAATCACACGCGAGGTCGTGCTCAATCCCCAGGCATCGCTTTCGAAATGGGTCGTCGATCAGTTCAAGGGGTGA
- the hisS gene encoding histidine--tRNA ligase produces the protein MASFQTLPGFREFPPDVFAQRAHIFRLWRQAAHAHGFSEYDAPVLEPLDLYRTKSGEEIEAQLFSFTDKGGREVALRPEMTPTVCRLVGEKANALKRPIKWFSIAEFYRYERMQKGRGRCFTQFNADIFGEPGIEAETELIGLLVQCMTGFGLGPDDFMVRLSDRNLWFYFLEVLGLDDARSRVMLTAVDRYEKLGDDAFKDYVAQFGELDPSVKTRVLAFQAIRSLPALEQMLEPLGGEKLAARVDEWRRLIANLGAMGLGDFISVDLGVVRGLAYYTGFVFEAFDRKGELRALAGGGRYDNLVGKLGFADLPAAGFAIGDMTFALLLEQRGLTPRIVQAPDVYVVIGGAAERLSALGDIRSLRSAGYRVDYPFRDLAFGKQFKAAAESGARLALIYGGDELARGVVKIRDLNERSEREVEKARLFEEVRAHFGG, from the coding sequence ATGGCATCGTTTCAGACGCTTCCGGGTTTTCGCGAGTTTCCTCCCGATGTGTTCGCACAACGCGCTCACATCTTTCGTCTCTGGCGTCAGGCAGCGCATGCCCATGGATTCTCGGAGTATGATGCGCCGGTGCTGGAACCACTCGATCTCTATCGAACGAAGTCCGGTGAGGAGATCGAGGCGCAGCTTTTCAGCTTCACAGACAAGGGTGGTCGCGAGGTTGCGTTGAGGCCTGAAATGACGCCGACAGTCTGCCGTCTGGTGGGTGAGAAGGCGAATGCGCTCAAACGACCGATCAAGTGGTTCAGCATTGCGGAATTCTATCGGTACGAACGCATGCAGAAGGGGCGCGGCCGTTGTTTCACCCAGTTCAACGCGGACATTTTTGGTGAACCCGGCATCGAGGCTGAAACCGAGCTGATCGGTCTGCTCGTGCAATGCATGACAGGATTCGGGCTGGGGCCGGACGATTTCATGGTGCGGCTGAGCGATCGCAATCTCTGGTTCTATTTTCTTGAGGTGCTCGGCCTGGACGATGCGCGCAGCCGGGTCATGCTCACCGCGGTTGATCGCTATGAAAAGCTGGGGGATGATGCTTTCAAGGACTACGTCGCTCAATTCGGAGAGCTTGACCCGAGTGTAAAGACACGCGTGCTGGCGTTTCAGGCGATTCGTTCGCTGCCGGCGCTCGAGCAAATGCTTGAGCCTCTTGGCGGTGAAAAACTGGCCGCGCGCGTCGACGAATGGCGCCGCCTGATCGCGAACCTCGGTGCGATGGGGCTTGGCGATTTCATAAGCGTCGACCTCGGAGTCGTCCGCGGACTGGCTTACTACACAGGATTCGTTTTCGAGGCCTTTGACCGGAAGGGTGAACTGCGTGCGCTCGCGGGAGGAGGGAGATACGACAACCTCGTGGGCAAACTGGGCTTTGCGGATCTTCCGGCGGCGGGCTTTGCGATCGGCGACATGACGTTTGCGCTGCTTCTGGAACAACGTGGACTGACACCCCGGATCGTGCAGGCACCCGATGTCTATGTCGTCATTGGAGGCGCGGCTGAACGGCTGTCGGCGCTGGGTGACATCAGGAGCCTGCGGAGTGCCGGTTACCGGGTGGACTATCCGTTCAGGGATCTCGCATTTGGCAAACAATTCAAAGCGGCGGCGGAATCGGGCGCGAGACTCGCGCTGATCTACGGGGGTGATGAACTGGCCCGGGGCGTGGTGAAAATTCGCGACCTGAATGAGCGCAGCGAGCGGGAGGTGGAAAAGGCCCGCCTATTCGAGGAGGTGCGCGCTCATTTTGGCGGATGA
- a CDS encoding PIN domain-containing protein, whose amino-acid sequence MRPLLDTNVLVDVALARPGLRAASGAVVAWCMNNPGAGLLAVHSLATFAYLVGRGAGAGRMREFIADLVSGMDFARLERVEIKRALALPMADFEDALVAAAAEGAAATHIVTRNTTDFRRSPVKAVTPEEFARLIEKA is encoded by the coding sequence ATGCGCCCGCTGCTCGACACCAATGTATTGGTGGACGTGGCGCTCGCTCGTCCGGGATTGCGCGCGGCCAGTGGTGCTGTGGTGGCTTGGTGCATGAACAATCCCGGAGCCGGCCTTCTGGCGGTCCATTCGCTGGCCACGTTTGCCTACCTTGTTGGCCGTGGAGCGGGGGCCGGTAGGATGCGCGAATTCATTGCCGATTTGGTCTCGGGCATGGATTTCGCGCGCCTCGAACGAGTCGAAATCAAACGAGCTCTCGCTCTGCCCATGGCCGATTTCGAGGATGCGTTGGTGGCGGCCGCCGCCGAGGGTGCCGCTGCCACGCATATTGTCACCCGCAACACGACTGATTTCCGACGGTCACCGGTGAAGGCGGTCACTCCGGAGGAATTTGCGCGGCTGATTGAGAAGGCCTGA
- a CDS encoding S8 family serine peptidase: MSIKRGCHSILFSNIREGRLVVNIVHIPRIPPDRLALWTVLLLFALVRSASGAESAAGGPSSFTDEELRLGYRTDRVLVRVREMASLSSGDASLAFNQAERRAGVRSKRVLAHLERQQVLELDSGTPVRNAISSLLSSGLYEFVEPDFIRVALVTPNDARFGEQWSLHNTGQSSGTPDADIDAPEAWDITANASGVIVAVIDSGLRVTHEDIAANLWLNSREIAGNGRDDDGNGYVDDINGINSIVAAGSPGSGTPTDDNGHGTHVAGIIGAVGNNGRGISGVAWRVQIMALKFLGADGRGSISDAAECIDYAIANGAKVINASYGALSTGQGPSLTEIAAIQRARDAGIIFVAAAGNDALNLDVARTFPATYALENIITVGNSTRLEDIATSSNTGSGAVDLFAPGSEILSLSQTSDSGYVQLSGTSMAAPHVSGAIALVRAMYPEFTYRQAINRVLRSVDPVPKYSGRVQTGGRLNLRRALAETDSRPFNDDFASRARLQGELVQVRSSSRGAGGEPGEPAHAGFSPQATLWWTWTAPVSGQVNIDTQGSGFDTVLAVYTGGELNALALVAANDNAANSVTSSVTFLAQAGATYQIAAGGKSPGGGLLLVNLGAAPANDDFAAATTLTGVNAVVTATNAKASAQLGEPAHAGRAARRSLWYRWTAPATTRYQATVVSAQLNPVVAVYTGNSLDSLVAVSSAVSTATDAEVNNAIAGFDARAGVSYAIVVDSAVIGATEVNGEFTFTLVDATWIAATKDGITSSPTVGADGTVYVGSNDGGFYALNGADGSIKWRYALVPASLIDTGSAAIDAKGVIYFGGGNGNLHALIDNGTSPTLKWTATLGGPITNAPAIAEDGTVYIRIERGTTGANAEAQLVAVSGVDGAVKWRHAFGQEASYASPSVGADGTIYVAGGDGALHAVTPAGLTKWKFAAEGQVYSSPAIDREGNVYFSSIGGTVFSLTAAGVQRWRTPVGGFVSSSLALANGTAYLGSYDRRLYALDMNTGAVRWSYLMGDEVRASSPAVAQDGSVFIGSYDRTIHQVNADGTLRRTYAGANWYRSSVLLAGGRLYAGNNDGRLYAFDVGLKAAAGDAGPWPQHRHNIRHTGRFVAGLDDPATLDPDFGSGRLTNLSVRAAAATGDASLITGFVIVGGSSGETKTLLMRGVGPSLAPFGVKGWMRDPALTLRSEQGSVIAGNDDWNGSQAVAGISARVGAFALAPESLDAALLAPLAAGLYTAQIAPSQKAQGAGADSGVVLAEVYDAAGPEAGGVNGLRLANLSVRARTGKGDEVLIAGFTIVDGPRTVLIRGIGPTLADFGVAGVLDDPLIEIYQGSAMIRQNDDWAGAVDVSQAAARAGAFALQPGSRDAAIVLKLLPGGYTVIVRGKGDRAGVALAEIYELR; encoded by the coding sequence ATGAGCATCAAGCGTGGCTGCCATTCCATACTTTTCAGCAACATTCGAGAAGGCAGACTGGTCGTAAACATCGTGCACATACCCCGCATTCCCCCTGACCGGCTGGCGTTGTGGACGGTGCTGCTTCTCTTTGCGCTCGTACGTTCGGCGAGTGGTGCGGAATCAGCCGCCGGCGGGCCGTCATCCTTTACCGACGAAGAGCTGCGCCTTGGCTATCGCACGGACCGGGTCCTGGTCAGGGTGCGTGAGATGGCATCCCTCTCCTCGGGTGACGCCAGTCTCGCGTTCAACCAGGCGGAGCGCCGCGCGGGAGTGCGCTCGAAGCGTGTTTTGGCCCATTTGGAACGTCAGCAGGTTCTTGAGCTGGACTCCGGAACCCCGGTCCGGAACGCAATCTCCTCCCTGCTCTCGAGCGGGCTGTACGAATTTGTTGAACCTGACTTCATCCGCGTGGCGCTTGTGACACCGAATGATGCGAGGTTCGGGGAGCAGTGGTCGCTGCACAACACCGGCCAGAGCTCGGGAACGCCCGATGCCGACATCGACGCACCCGAAGCATGGGACATCACAGCCAACGCATCCGGCGTGATCGTCGCAGTGATCGACAGCGGCCTGCGCGTCACTCATGAGGACATCGCCGCCAATCTCTGGCTCAATTCGCGGGAGATTGCCGGGAACGGTCGCGATGACGACGGCAATGGATATGTCGACGACATCAATGGCATCAACTCGATCGTTGCGGCCGGCAGCCCCGGAAGCGGAACGCCGACGGACGACAACGGCCATGGCACGCACGTGGCCGGGATCATCGGAGCCGTCGGAAACAATGGCCGGGGGATCAGCGGAGTGGCCTGGCGTGTGCAGATCATGGCGCTCAAGTTCCTCGGTGCGGATGGGCGCGGATCGATCTCGGACGCCGCGGAGTGCATTGACTACGCGATCGCCAACGGAGCGAAGGTGATCAACGCCAGCTACGGTGCGCTCAGCACGGGACAAGGCCCTTCACTCACCGAGATTGCGGCCATTCAGCGGGCGCGTGACGCGGGGATCATATTCGTGGCTGCCGCCGGCAATGACGCTCTGAACCTCGATGTCGCCCGCACCTTTCCCGCGACCTACGCGCTTGAGAACATCATCACAGTCGGGAATTCGACGCGGCTGGAGGACATCGCCACCTCATCCAACACCGGATCGGGCGCTGTCGATCTGTTCGCGCCAGGCAGCGAGATCCTGTCGCTGTCCCAGACAAGTGACAGCGGCTACGTGCAGTTGAGCGGCACGTCGATGGCAGCGCCCCATGTGTCCGGTGCGATCGCGCTCGTCCGCGCCATGTATCCGGAATTCACCTACAGGCAGGCGATCAACCGCGTTCTGCGCTCGGTGGATCCCGTGCCAAAGTACTCGGGTCGTGTGCAGACCGGTGGCAGGCTCAATCTGCGCCGGGCCCTCGCGGAAACCGACAGCCGCCCCTTCAACGACGATTTTGCGTCGCGGGCCAGGCTGCAGGGGGAGCTGGTCCAGGTGCGGTCATCATCGCGCGGCGCAGGCGGCGAGCCGGGTGAGCCGGCGCATGCGGGTTTCAGTCCCCAGGCGACCCTGTGGTGGACCTGGACTGCTCCCGTTTCCGGACAGGTGAACATCGACACCCAGGGCAGCGGATTTGACACGGTGCTCGCCGTGTACACGGGGGGAGAGCTCAATGCCCTGGCGCTTGTGGCCGCGAATGACAACGCGGCGAACAGCGTGACCAGCAGCGTGACATTTCTGGCGCAGGCAGGCGCGACCTACCAGATTGCGGCGGGAGGCAAGTCACCCGGCGGCGGACTGCTGCTCGTCAATCTTGGCGCCGCTCCGGCGAATGACGATTTCGCGGCGGCCACAACTCTGACCGGCGTGAACGCCGTCGTGACGGCGACAAACGCGAAGGCGTCGGCGCAGTTGGGTGAACCCGCCCATGCTGGAAGAGCTGCGCGGCGCTCGTTGTGGTACCGTTGGACGGCACCCGCAACAACGCGCTATCAGGCGACCGTTGTCAGCGCGCAGCTCAATCCGGTGGTGGCGGTTTACACCGGGAATTCGCTGGATTCGCTCGTTGCTGTCAGTTCCGCCGTCAGCACGGCCACGGACGCGGAGGTGAACAACGCGATTGCCGGCTTCGATGCGCGCGCGGGCGTGAGTTATGCCATTGTGGTCGATTCGGCTGTGATTGGTGCAACTGAGGTAAACGGGGAATTTACGTTCACGCTTGTGGATGCGACGTGGATCGCGGCGACCAAGGATGGAATCACAAGTTCTCCGACAGTGGGTGCCGACGGAACCGTCTACGTGGGTTCAAACGACGGTGGATTCTATGCGCTGAACGGAGCGGATGGCAGCATCAAGTGGCGCTACGCGCTGGTGCCGGCGAGCCTGATCGATACCGGAAGCGCGGCGATCGATGCAAAGGGAGTGATCTATTTTGGGGGAGGGAACGGAAATCTCCATGCACTGATCGACAATGGAACCAGCCCAACGCTGAAGTGGACTGCCACGCTCGGAGGTCCGATCACCAATGCACCCGCCATCGCGGAGGACGGGACGGTCTACATCCGAATCGAGCGGGGAACGACGGGTGCCAATGCCGAGGCGCAGCTCGTCGCCGTCTCCGGAGTGGATGGAGCGGTGAAATGGCGCCATGCCTTCGGGCAGGAGGCGAGTTATGCTTCACCGAGCGTCGGCGCGGACGGCACGATCTATGTCGCGGGGGGCGATGGTGCGTTGCACGCCGTGACACCCGCGGGTTTGACAAAGTGGAAGTTTGCCGCGGAAGGGCAGGTCTACTCTTCGCCGGCGATCGACCGGGAGGGCAATGTCTACTTCTCGTCGATTGGAGGAACGGTCTTTTCCCTGACCGCTGCCGGCGTGCAGCGGTGGCGCACGCCGGTTGGCGGATTTGTCTCATCCTCGCTGGCACTGGCAAACGGCACAGCCTATCTGGGCAGCTATGATCGGCGCCTTTATGCCCTGGACATGAACACCGGTGCCGTGCGCTGGTCCTACCTGATGGGCGATGAAGTACGGGCCTCATCGCCTGCTGTTGCCCAGGACGGATCTGTTTTTATCGGCAGTTATGACAGGACGATTCATCAGGTGAATGCGGATGGCACTCTGCGACGAACGTATGCGGGCGCAAATTGGTACAGGTCATCCGTGCTCCTTGCGGGAGGCCGTCTCTATGCGGGAAACAATGATGGCAGGCTTTACGCCTTTGATGTCGGCCTGAAGGCGGCAGCGGGAGATGCCGGGCCGTGGCCGCAGCATCGCCACAATATCAGACACACCGGGCGCTTTGTCGCGGGGTTGGATGATCCGGCGACCCTGGATCCTGATTTTGGCTCCGGACGTCTGACGAACCTCTCCGTCCGTGCTGCCGCAGCCACTGGCGACGCCAGCCTCATCACCGGTTTCGTCATTGTGGGAGGATCGTCAGGCGAAACCAAGACGCTGCTGATGCGCGGTGTGGGACCGAGTCTGGCGCCGTTTGGAGTGAAGGGGTGGATGCGCGATCCGGCCCTGACGCTCCGCTCGGAGCAAGGCAGCGTCATTGCGGGCAACGATGACTGGAACGGTTCTCAGGCAGTAGCCGGCATCAGCGCAAGGGTGGGTGCGTTTGCCCTGGCACCGGAGTCGCTGGATGCCGCGCTGCTTGCCCCACTCGCGGCGGGACTCTACACAGCCCAGATTGCGCCGTCTCAAAAGGCGCAGGGTGCTGGGGCTGATTCAGGTGTCGTCCTGGCCGAAGTCTACGATGCGGCTGGCCCGGAGGCAGGCGGAGTGAATGGCCTTCGTCTTGCCAATCTCTCCGTGCGTGCGCGGACTGGAAAGGGTGACGAGGTGCTGATCGCGGGCTTCACGATCGTTGATGGTCCAAGAACAGTGCTCATCCGCGGAATTGGTCCGACCCTGGCGGACTTTGGCGTGGCTGGCGTGCTCGATGATCCGCTCATCGAGATTTATCAGGGCAGCGCAATGATTCGACAGAACGACGACTGGGCGGGTGCTGTTGACGTTTCGCAGGCGGCGGCTCGTGCGGGAGCGTTTGCCCTGCAGCCCGGATCGCGGGATGCGGCGATCGTCTTGAAGCTCCTGCCCGGCGGCTACACGGTCATTGTTCGCGGTAAGGGAGACAGAGCAGGAGTCGCACTCGCGGAAATTTATGAACTGCGCTGA
- a CDS encoding type II toxin-antitoxin system VapB family antitoxin, which translates to MATPWVQRQIERQPSKRATVEEALREYVQRRRQTGVLRSFGKIDYEENYDYKAARRGRHK; encoded by the coding sequence ATGGCAACGCCATGGGTTCAGAGGCAAATCGAAAGGCAGCCATCCAAGCGCGCAACTGTCGAGGAAGCCCTCAGGGAGTATGTGCAGCGACGCAGGCAGACCGGGGTTCTCCGGTCCTTCGGTAAAATAGACTATGAGGAGAATTACGACTACAAGGCGGCACGGCGCGGACGCCACAAATGA
- a CDS encoding cytidine deaminase — protein sequence MAKKPFPPDLRKLEKTARSAARNAYAPYSHFRVGAAVRGASGRVYSGCNVENASYGLCNCAERSAIFAAISSGEKSITHLFVFTPTSTATTPCGACRQVINEFGPRALVHCICNSNERIVTTLDALLPRAFGHENLDDLPVAGGRRPANHPPK from the coding sequence ATGGCAAAGAAACCCTTTCCCCCGGATTTGCGCAAACTGGAAAAGACCGCCCGCTCCGCCGCCCGCAACGCCTACGCCCCCTACTCCCATTTCCGCGTGGGCGCGGCGGTGCGCGGAGCATCCGGTCGCGTTTATTCAGGCTGCAATGTCGAGAACGCCTCGTACGGACTCTGCAACTGCGCCGAGAGAAGCGCAATTTTCGCCGCAATCTCGAGTGGGGAGAAATCGATCACGCACTTGTTCGTGTTTACGCCCACGTCCACCGCGACGACTCCCTGCGGCGCATGCCGGCAGGTCATCAATGAATTCGGACCCCGCGCGCTCGTTCATTGCATCTGCAACTCAAACGAACGCATCGTCACCACGCTCGATGCGCTTCTCCCGCGCGCCTTCGGCCATGAAAACCTGGACGATTTGCCGGTCGCCGGCGGCAGGAGACCCGCGAATCATCCGCCAAAATGA
- a CDS encoding PIN domain-containing protein: MKVVVDTSVWSLALRRRVPVASSHVELLNDLIRDGRVVLPGIVRQELLSGIRHPQQLDRLRRQLRAFPDAPMEIADHETAAEYYNACMAAGVHGSAVDYLICAYATRREFHVLTADPDFQQYSRQIPIQLLNP; the protein is encoded by the coding sequence ATGAAGGTGGTGGTTGATACGTCTGTCTGGTCGCTTGCGCTTCGCCGAAGGGTTCCCGTCGCATCCAGTCATGTGGAGCTCCTGAATGATCTCATTCGGGATGGTCGAGTGGTGCTGCCTGGCATTGTGCGGCAGGAGCTGCTGTCGGGCATCAGGCATCCGCAGCAACTTGACCGCCTGCGCCGGCAGCTCCGCGCGTTCCCGGACGCCCCCATGGAAATCGCAGACCATGAAACCGCCGCTGAATACTACAATGCGTGCATGGCCGCAGGTGTTCATGGCAGTGCGGTGGACTACCTGATCTGCGCTTACGCCACGCGCCGCGAATTTCATGTCCTGACGGCGGACCCGGATTTCCAGCAATACTCGAGGCAAATTCCGATTCAACTGCTGAATCCGTGA
- the ubiE gene encoding bifunctional demethylmenaquinone methyltransferase/2-methoxy-6-polyprenyl-1,4-benzoquinol methylase UbiE, with translation MPDPAAVNSMFARIARRYDAANHLLSGGVDRSWRKRLVRVVGESHPRRVLDLATGSGDVAFALARSLPASASITGMDFCQPMLDEAELKKAAHPGEFRNVNFRQGDGLQLPLPDGQVDAVTISFGLRNMEDRHRALSEMRRVLVPGGRVHILEFSQPYRWFRPFYRFYLRHIMPRLAKTVTGDKEAYDYLCGSVEQFPSHLALTEEIRNAGFFSVTVLRMTFGIVALHTATK, from the coding sequence ATGCCGGATCCTGCCGCCGTCAACTCCATGTTCGCACGCATCGCGCGTCGGTACGACGCCGCGAATCACCTGCTGAGCGGTGGCGTCGATCGCTCCTGGCGAAAGCGGCTCGTGCGCGTGGTCGGCGAATCACACCCGCGGCGCGTGCTTGATCTGGCCACGGGCAGCGGGGATGTCGCCTTCGCCCTGGCGCGATCCCTGCCTGCCTCGGCATCGATCACGGGCATGGACTTCTGCCAGCCCATGCTCGATGAGGCCGAACTCAAGAAGGCGGCCCACCCCGGCGAATTCCGCAACGTGAATTTTCGTCAGGGAGACGGCCTGCAACTTCCGCTTCCGGACGGACAGGTGGACGCCGTCACGATTTCATTCGGACTGCGCAACATGGAGGATCGCCACCGCGCCTTGAGCGAAATGCGGCGGGTGCTCGTTCCGGGGGGACGCGTTCACATCCTCGAATTTTCGCAGCCTTACCGATGGTTTCGTCCCTTTTACCGATTCTATCTGCGCCACATCATGCCGCGTCTGGCGAAGACGGTCACTGGGGACAAGGAAGCCTACGATTACCTCTGCGGTTCCGTTGAGCAGTTCCCCTCGCACCTGGCTCTCACAGAAGAAATCAGGAATGCGGGATTTTTTTCGGTCACTGTTCTAAGAATGACCTTCGGCATTGTTGCCCTGCACACGGCGACCAAGTGA